A single Streptococcus thermophilus DNA region contains:
- the mutS gene encoding DNA mismatch repair protein MutS encodes MAKEKISPGMQQYLDIKENYPDAFLLFRMGDFYELFYDDAIKAAQILEISLTSRNKNADNPIPMAGVPYHSAQAYIDVLVEMGYKVAIAEQMEDPKQAVGVVKREVVQVITPGTVVDSSKPDSANNFLVAIDKVGSRFGLSYMDVSTGEFFATELDDFSSVCSEIQNLKAREVVVGYDLLETDEQVLVNQLNLLLSKEIEGYDDVHLIGNSLTDLESSVAGKLLQYVHRTQMRELSHLQKAQHYEIKDYLQMSYATKSSLDLLENARTGKKHGSLFWLLDETKTAMGMRLLRTWIDRPLVNQATIIERQNIIQVFLDNFFERSDLTESLKGVYDIERLASRVSFGKANPKDLIQLGHTLAQVPVIKAILESFNDDALSGLLQELDALPELESLIRLAIDPDAPATITEGGIIRDGFDETLDKYRKVMSEGTSWIADIEAKEREASGITTLKIDYNRKDGYYFHVTNSNLSLVPDHFFRKATLKNSERFGTAELAKIEGEMLEAREKSSTLEYDIFMRVREQVERYIDRLQSLAKAIATVDVLQSLAVTAEKNHYVRPVFNDEHRIAIDRGRHAVVEKVMGVQEYIPNTITFDSQTNIQLITGPNMSGKSTYMRQLALSVVMAQMGAYVPADSVDLPIFDAIYTRIGAADDLISGQSTFMVEMLEANQAIKRATPNSLIIFDELGRGTATYDGMALAQSIIEFIHDKVGAKTMFATHYHELTALSNSLTHLVNVHVATLEKDGEVTFLHKIVDGPADKSYGIHVAKIAGLPIDLLNRADTILTQLEGETVVIQPQEKVSSQEKPAIETHVNEQISLFGDFTENPVLQELRDLDIYNMTPMQVMMAVADLKQKL; translated from the coding sequence ATGGCTAAGGAAAAAATATCTCCAGGAATGCAGCAGTATTTGGATATCAAGGAAAATTATCCAGATGCTTTTTTGCTGTTTCGGATGGGGGATTTTTACGAATTATTTTACGATGATGCTATTAAGGCTGCCCAGATTTTAGAAATTAGCCTAACTAGCCGTAATAAGAATGCAGATAATCCCATTCCTATGGCAGGTGTGCCTTATCATTCAGCTCAAGCATACATTGATGTTTTGGTTGAGATGGGCTACAAGGTAGCCATTGCTGAGCAGATGGAGGATCCTAAGCAGGCTGTCGGTGTGGTAAAGCGTGAGGTTGTTCAGGTTATCACACCAGGTACAGTGGTTGACAGCTCTAAACCTGATAGTGCCAACAATTTCTTGGTGGCCATTGACAAGGTTGGAAGTCGTTTTGGTCTTTCCTATATGGATGTGTCAACGGGTGAATTTTTTGCGACGGAGTTAGATGATTTTAGTTCAGTTTGTAGTGAAATTCAGAACCTTAAGGCGCGTGAAGTAGTGGTTGGATATGATCTACTTGAAACTGACGAACAAGTTTTAGTGAACCAACTTAACCTACTTCTCTCCAAGGAAATAGAAGGTTACGATGATGTTCACTTGATTGGTAATAGCTTGACAGATTTGGAAAGCAGTGTGGCGGGTAAACTTCTCCAGTATGTTCATCGCACTCAGATGCGTGAGCTCAGTCATTTACAAAAAGCTCAGCACTATGAGATAAAGGATTACTTGCAGATGTCCTATGCGACCAAGTCAAGCTTGGATTTACTGGAAAATGCTAGAACGGGCAAGAAACACGGTTCTCTTTTCTGGCTCTTGGATGAAACCAAGACAGCCATGGGAATGCGTCTCTTGCGAACTTGGATTGATCGTCCTTTAGTGAATCAAGCCACCATCATAGAGCGTCAGAATATTATCCAAGTTTTCTTGGACAATTTCTTTGAACGTAGTGACTTGACCGAGAGTCTAAAAGGTGTTTACGATATTGAGCGTCTGGCCAGTCGTGTTTCCTTTGGCAAGGCTAATCCTAAAGATTTGATTCAGCTAGGTCATACCTTAGCTCAGGTTCCGGTCATTAAGGCAATCTTGGAGTCCTTTAATGACGATGCCTTGTCAGGTCTTTTACAAGAGTTAGATGCTTTGCCAGAATTAGAGAGTTTGATTCGTTTGGCTATTGATCCTGATGCTCCAGCAACAATTACAGAAGGTGGTATTATCCGTGATGGTTTTGATGAGACCTTGGACAAGTATCGCAAAGTGATGAGCGAGGGGACGTCATGGATTGCGGATATCGAAGCCAAAGAACGTGAAGCGTCTGGTATTACAACACTAAAAATTGATTATAACCGTAAAGATGGTTATTATTTCCATGTGACCAACTCTAACCTTAGCTTGGTTCCTGACCATTTCTTCCGTAAGGCGACACTGAAAAATTCGGAGCGTTTTGGAACTGCTGAGTTGGCTAAGATTGAAGGTGAAATGCTAGAAGCGCGTGAAAAATCGTCAACCCTAGAGTATGATATTTTCATGCGTGTCCGTGAGCAAGTTGAACGCTATATCGACCGTTTGCAGTCTTTGGCTAAGGCCATTGCGACAGTCGATGTGCTTCAGAGTTTGGCTGTTACAGCGGAGAAAAATCATTATGTTCGTCCTGTTTTTAATGATGAGCATCGTATCGCTATTGATCGGGGCCGTCATGCGGTGGTTGAGAAGGTTATGGGCGTTCAGGAATACATTCCAAATACGATTACCTTTGACAGTCAGACCAATATTCAGCTCATCACAGGACCAAATATGAGTGGTAAATCTACCTATATGCGGCAGTTAGCCTTGTCAGTAGTTATGGCTCAAATGGGGGCTTACGTACCAGCAGATAGTGTTGATTTACCAATTTTTGACGCCATCTATACACGTATAGGTGCCGCAGATGACCTGATTTCAGGTCAGTCGACCTTCATGGTTGAGATGCTGGAGGCTAATCAGGCCATTAAGCGAGCGACACCTAATTCCTTGATTATTTTTGATGAGTTGGGGCGTGGGACAGCCACTTATGATGGTATGGCTTTGGCCCAGTCTATTATTGAGTTTATTCATGACAAGGTGGGGGCTAAGACCATGTTTGCTACCCATTATCATGAGTTGACTGCGCTATCAAACAGTTTGACACACCTTGTCAACGTCCATGTTGCGACACTTGAAAAGGATGGCGAAGTGACTTTCCTCCACAAAATTGTCGATGGTCCAGCTGATAAATCTTATGGTATTCATGTAGCTAAAATTGCAGGTTTACCAATAGATTTATTGAACCGTGCTGACACCATATTGACACAATTAGAAGGAGAGACAGTTGTAATCCAACCTCAGGAAAAGGTATCGTCTCAAGAAAAGCCTGCCATTGAAACGCATGTCAACGAGCAAATCTCTCTCTTTGGTGACTTTACTGAAAATCCAGTTCTTCAAGAGTTGCGTGATTTGGACATTTACAACATGACACCGATGCAAGTCATGATGGCTGTAGCAGATTTAAAACAGAAACTATAA
- the ruvA gene encoding Holliday junction branch migration protein RuvA — protein sequence MYDYIKGTLVKITAKHIVIETNGLGYIVTVANPYSFSDQMNQTIQVYLHQVIRDDAHLLFGFHTEDEKEVFLKLISVSGIGPTTALAIVAVDDNQGLVAAIDNSDIKYLMKFPKIGKKTAQQMVLDLAGKFAELPAETTNTTANQTAGNQQLDEAMEALLALGYKATELKKVKTFFEDTNETAEQYIKSALKMLMK from the coding sequence ATGTATGATTATATCAAGGGCACCCTAGTAAAAATCACAGCCAAACACATTGTCATAGAAACAAATGGTCTAGGATATATTGTCACTGTGGCTAATCCCTACAGCTTTTCTGATCAAATGAATCAGACTATCCAAGTGTATCTTCATCAAGTTATTAGAGATGATGCCCACCTACTTTTTGGTTTTCATACTGAAGATGAGAAAGAAGTTTTTCTTAAGTTGATTTCTGTTTCTGGGATAGGTCCGACGACTGCTCTAGCCATAGTGGCTGTGGATGATAATCAGGGACTTGTTGCTGCTATTGATAATAGTGACATCAAATACCTGATGAAATTTCCAAAGATTGGTAAAAAGACTGCTCAACAAATGGTTCTTGATCTGGCAGGAAAATTTGCAGAGTTACCAGCAGAAACGACCAATACTACGGCAAATCAGACTGCAGGAAATCAACAGTTGGATGAAGCTATGGAAGCTTTGCTTGCTCTTGGGTACAAAGCCACAGAGCTTAAGAAAGTGAAAACCTTCTTTGAGGATACCAATGAAACGGCAGAGCAATATATTAAGTCCGCTCTTAAAATGTTGATGAAGTGA
- the mutL gene encoding DNA mismatch repair endonuclease MutL: MPKIIELPEVLANQIAAGEVVERPASVVKELVENAIDAGSTQITIEVEESGLSKIQITDNGEGMAQADVAMSLRRHATSKIKNQGDLFRIRTLGFRGEALPSIASISHLTIVTAADGEVYGTKLVAKGGEIESQDPISTPVGTKITVENLFYNTPARLKYMKSLQAELAHIVDVVNRLSLAHPEVAFTLLNDGRQLTQTSGTGDLRQAIAGIYGLTTAKKMVEISNSDLDFEVSGYVSLPELTRANRNYITILINGRYIKNFLLNRAIFDGYGSKLMVGRFPIAVIDIQIDPYLADVNVHPTKQEVRISKEKELMALIKSAIAQSLREQDLIPDALENLAKSSTRGATRSVQTSLPLKQTNLYYDSSRNDFFVTPETVQEDIKPLVSKSESSVSSVANKQQPTVKQAKRSADDSDSEHGKLDYKNKSKLKRMLENLTNEETSTFPELEFFGQMHGTYLFAQGQGGLYIIDQHAAQERVKYEYYREKIGVVDSSLQQLLVPYLFEFSGSDYISLQEKMPLLNQVCIYLEPYGNNTFILREHPIWMKEEEIESAVYEMCDMLLLTNEVSVKTYRAELAIMMSCKRSIKANHALDDYSARDLLVQLAQCKNPYNCPHGRPVLVNFTKSDMEKMFRRIQENHTSLRDLGKY; encoded by the coding sequence ATGCCAAAAATTATCGAATTGCCTGAAGTTCTAGCCAATCAGATTGCTGCTGGTGAGGTCGTAGAGCGACCAGCTAGTGTAGTTAAAGAGCTGGTGGAAAATGCTATTGATGCAGGAAGCACCCAGATTACTATTGAAGTTGAAGAATCAGGCCTCTCAAAAATTCAAATCACAGACAATGGCGAAGGAATGGCTCAAGCTGATGTAGCTATGAGTTTGCGCCGTCATGCAACGAGTAAAATCAAAAATCAAGGAGATCTCTTTCGTATTCGAACACTTGGTTTTCGAGGTGAAGCCCTACCCTCTATAGCTTCTATTAGTCACCTTACCATTGTGACAGCAGCGGATGGAGAAGTCTATGGGACAAAACTTGTTGCTAAAGGTGGAGAAATTGAGAGTCAAGATCCTATTTCAACCCCAGTGGGAACAAAGATTACAGTTGAAAACTTGTTTTATAACACCCCAGCTCGTCTCAAGTATATGAAGAGTTTACAGGCTGAGTTGGCTCATATTGTCGATGTTGTCAACCGTTTGAGTTTAGCCCACCCCGAAGTAGCCTTCACCTTGCTTAATGACGGTCGTCAGTTGACACAGACATCAGGTACTGGAGACCTTCGTCAAGCTATTGCAGGGATTTATGGCTTAACAACAGCAAAAAAAATGGTGGAAATTTCAAATTCCGACCTTGATTTTGAAGTTTCTGGTTATGTCAGTCTCCCTGAATTAACGCGTGCTAACCGTAACTACATCACGATTCTCATTAACGGACGCTATATAAAAAACTTCCTCCTTAACCGTGCTATTTTTGATGGTTATGGTTCTAAACTTATGGTGGGACGCTTCCCAATTGCAGTTATTGATATTCAGATTGATCCTTATTTGGCAGATGTCAATGTTCACCCAACAAAGCAAGAAGTACGTATCTCTAAAGAAAAAGAACTCATGGCCCTTATCAAATCTGCCATTGCTCAAAGCCTTAGAGAGCAGGATTTGATTCCTGATGCCCTTGAAAATCTAGCAAAGTCAAGTACTAGAGGTGCAACTAGGTCAGTTCAGACGAGTCTCCCACTCAAACAAACCAATCTTTACTATGACAGTAGCCGTAATGATTTCTTTGTCACGCCAGAGACAGTTCAAGAGGATATCAAACCTCTTGTATCAAAGTCAGAGTCTTCAGTTTCATCGGTAGCAAACAAACAGCAACCTACTGTTAAACAGGCAAAACGTTCAGCAGATGATAGTGATAGCGAACACGGAAAACTTGACTATAAAAATAAATCGAAATTGAAGCGCATGCTTGAAAATCTGACCAATGAGGAAACATCAACCTTTCCTGAATTGGAGTTCTTTGGTCAAATGCATGGAACCTACCTCTTTGCCCAAGGACAAGGTGGCCTTTACATCATTGACCAGCATGCTGCCCAAGAACGTGTCAAGTATGAGTACTATCGCGAAAAGATAGGTGTGGTTGATAGTAGTTTACAACAACTTTTGGTTCCCTATCTTTTTGAATTTTCAGGTTCAGATTACATTAGTTTACAAGAAAAAATGCCTCTTCTTAACCAAGTTTGCATCTATTTGGAGCCTTATGGGAATAATACCTTCATTCTTCGAGAGCACCCTATCTGGATGAAGGAAGAAGAAATCGAATCTGCAGTCTATGAGATGTGTGATATGCTTCTTTTAACGAACGAAGTATCCGTCAAGACCTATCGTGCTGAGTTAGCCATCATGATGAGTTGTAAACGTTCAATAAAGGCCAATCATGCTCTTGATGATTACTCTGCGCGTGACCTTCTAGTACAGCTTGCACAGTGTAAAAATCCCTATAATTGTCCTCACGGCCGTCCAGTACTTGTCAACTTTACCAAGTCTGATATGGAAAAAATGTTCCGTCGTATTCAAGAAAACCATACCAGCCTACGTGATTTAGGAAAGTATTAA
- a CDS encoding DUF3800 domain-containing protein, producing the protein MDIYVYTDESGVFDKEHETIYVYGGVIFLTSEDKENSGRRYISAEKALRKSHSNYRKGELKASRLKNRHKASLFRSLNREIKFSIVVSIGRVHDRIFCEKKSKQRYLDYVYKVGLKKVLQRLVADCKIETTEVDTISIFTDEHSTATNGKYELREALLNEFKYGTFNPDWNIFYPPLFEKLSSLTVEYCNSAKKPHIRMADIIANRAYYLAKNDLFGELGEKTISIHFP; encoded by the coding sequence TTGGATATTTACGTTTATACTGATGAATCAGGAGTATTTGATAAAGAACATGAAACAATATATGTTTATGGTGGAGTGATTTTTTTAACTTCTGAGGACAAAGAGAATTCAGGTAGAAGATATATATCTGCGGAAAAAGCACTAAGAAAAAGCCATAGTAATTATAGGAAAGGGGAACTGAAAGCAAGTAGGCTTAAAAATAGACATAAAGCCAGTTTGTTTAGGTCGCTTAATAGGGAAATAAAATTTTCTATAGTGGTGAGTATTGGCAGGGTGCATGATAGGATTTTTTGTGAGAAAAAAAGTAAGCAGCGTTACTTAGATTATGTTTACAAAGTTGGTTTGAAAAAGGTGTTACAACGTCTTGTAGCAGATTGTAAAATAGAGACTACCGAAGTAGATACGATCAGTATTTTTACAGATGAGCATAGTACTGCGACTAATGGAAAATATGAGTTAAGAGAGGCGCTGTTAAACGAGTTTAAATATGGCACGTTTAACCCAGACTGGAATATTTTTTATCCTCCCTTATTCGAAAAACTATCTAGTTTAACTGTTGAATACTGTAATTCAGCTAAAAAGCCACATATACGTATGGCAGATATAATAGCGAATAGAGCATATTATCTTGCAAAGAATGATCTTTTTGGAGAGTTGGGAGAGAAAACTATATCAATCCACTTCCCTTAG
- a CDS encoding DNA primase family protein, with protein sequence MEINIDDLQEKLDESNAIKPPKSMNELMERIYQAGELWREEHAETVGKKDGLGVKIPIPPIHTVAKELSKIVTFTFITKSNIPDNSLLYMYDLDEGIYTASADEFNVLCKTFDNRIKPNDWKQIKMMVRTMTKISRPLESANLVPVQNGILDLKNKKLLPFNPKYVITSKIATAYKPPKSIPKDREGNTFDDWLNSIACGDSELVTLFWQIILEAINPNYTRNKFAIFYGDGNNGKGTFQRLLINLIGESNVSALKPAQFSDKFNLETLVGKVCNIGDEAPNDYLKNPSDLMSITSGDTVLVNPKGRPAFEATFKLFNIFSGNYIPNGGNKTKGWYRRIMIVPFNADFNGQIEKPWIKNEFLADKDVLEYVLYKTVNQEPFTHFIEPKAVKDLLEEYQEDNDYLLDFLKNEYIPKGWHELDIVPVFLATRRLGEYAEDMGIQKPNLYGAGKEIARKLRNLTPNNYVVKKARVKAGDIQTLDPNGFDKRKLSNAQRSIVKEK encoded by the coding sequence ATGGAAATTAACATTGATGATTTGCAAGAAAAACTAGATGAAAGTAATGCTATTAAGCCACCTAAGTCTATGAATGAGTTAATGGAACGTATCTATCAAGCGGGGGAATTATGGCGCGAGGAACACGCTGAAACAGTTGGAAAAAAAGATGGTTTGGGTGTCAAAATTCCCATACCACCTATTCACACCGTAGCTAAAGAACTAAGTAAAATCGTAACATTTACGTTCATTACAAAATCTAATATACCTGATAATAGTTTACTGTATATGTATGACCTAGACGAGGGTATTTATACCGCTAGCGCGGACGAGTTCAATGTTTTGTGTAAGACGTTTGATAATAGAATAAAGCCGAACGACTGGAAACAAATAAAAATGATGGTACGTACCATGACGAAGATAAGCAGACCGCTAGAAAGTGCTAATTTAGTACCAGTGCAGAATGGTATCCTAGATTTGAAAAACAAGAAATTACTGCCATTTAATCCTAAGTATGTTATCACTAGTAAAATAGCCACTGCTTATAAGCCACCTAAGTCTATCCCTAAGGATAGAGAGGGCAACACGTTTGACGATTGGTTAAATTCTATTGCTTGTGGTGATAGTGAGCTTGTAACGCTCTTTTGGCAAATTATCCTAGAGGCTATTAACCCAAATTATACACGTAACAAGTTCGCTATCTTCTATGGTGACGGTAATAACGGTAAGGGAACGTTTCAGCGCTTGCTTATTAACCTAATCGGTGAAAGTAACGTGTCAGCTTTAAAACCTGCACAGTTTAGCGACAAGTTTAATCTTGAAACGCTTGTTGGTAAGGTGTGTAATATTGGTGACGAAGCACCTAACGACTACTTGAAAAACCCGTCTGACCTAATGAGTATCACTAGCGGCGACACTGTACTGGTTAACCCAAAAGGGAGACCAGCCTTTGAGGCGACTTTTAAGCTATTCAATATCTTTTCGGGTAATTATATTCCTAATGGTGGGAATAAAACCAAAGGGTGGTATAGACGTATTATGATTGTGCCATTTAATGCTGACTTTAATGGTCAAATCGAAAAGCCTTGGATAAAAAATGAGTTCCTAGCAGATAAAGACGTTTTAGAATATGTTCTATATAAAACTGTTAATCAAGAGCCCTTTACTCATTTTATTGAGCCTAAGGCTGTCAAAGACTTGTTAGAGGAATATCAAGAAGATAATGATTACTTACTTGATTTTCTAAAAAACGAATATATTCCTAAAGGTTGGCATGAGTTAGACATTGTACCAGTCTTTCTAGCCACGAGACGCCTAGGAGAGTACGCCGAAGATATGGGAATACAGAAGCCTAATCTATATGGAGCAGGTAAAGAAATCGCTAGAAAACTACGAAACTTAACCCCAAATAACTATGTTGTTAAAAAAGCGAGGGTAAAGGCTGGCGATATTCAAACATTAGACCCTAATGGATTTGATAAAAGAAAGCTAAGTAATGCACAACGCTCAATCGTCAAAGAAAAATAA
- a CDS encoding DUF3021 domain-containing protein: MKKQLFKSGTKGILIGLAVSMIMSLIWAPSYMPLNPHSAIGQWMTSHQVHGSMVLAYCLITWFAIGILFEIASYIFRKAEWSLLRATLTHYALTCLGFIPLATLSGWFPLRLTFYLELVIEFSLIYLLVWAFSYWKMKKDIEQLNQELKHL; this comes from the coding sequence ATGAAAAAGCAACTTTTTAAATCAGGCACAAAGGGCATCCTTATCGGACTTGCCGTATCCATGATTATGTCTCTTATCTGGGCACCAAGCTACATGCCTCTAAATCCTCACTCAGCCATTGGACAATGGATGACGTCACATCAGGTTCACGGATCTATGGTATTAGCCTACTGCCTCATCACTTGGTTTGCTATCGGTATCCTTTTTGAAATCGCTAGTTATATTTTCCGTAAGGCTGAGTGGAGTTTGCTTCGTGCAACCCTCACTCACTATGCTTTGACCTGTCTTGGTTTCATTCCACTAGCTACCCTCAGCGGATGGTTCCCCCTACGTTTGACTTTCTACTTGGAGCTAGTCATTGAATTCAGCCTTATCTATCTGCTCGTTTGGGCCTTTTCTTATTGGAAAATGAAAAAGGATATTGAACAACTCAATCAAGAATTGAAACACCTATAA
- a CDS encoding DNA-3-methyladenine glycosylase I, whose amino-acid sequence MVNRCRWVPTDNKLYCDYHDKEWGKPIGDDEKLFELLCLESYQSGLSWLTVLKKRQAFNRVFHNYDISRVAQFSLSELEEALQNPDVIRHKLKLEATVNNAKQVLKLQDEFGSLSHYFWHFFDGKPLINNVLTYKDVPSLTDLSKQIAKDLKKKGFKFLGPTTMYSFLQAAGFVNDHENDCGFK is encoded by the coding sequence ATGGTCAATCGATGTCGTTGGGTTCCGACAGACAATAAACTTTATTGTGATTATCATGATAAGGAGTGGGGAAAGCCTATTGGTGACGATGAAAAACTTTTTGAGCTTCTTTGCTTAGAAAGTTATCAGTCAGGGCTTTCCTGGCTAACGGTTTTAAAAAAACGCCAGGCTTTTAATCGTGTTTTTCATAACTATGATATTAGTCGAGTTGCCCAGTTTAGCCTAAGTGAACTGGAAGAAGCGCTTCAAAATCCGGATGTCATCCGTCACAAACTTAAGTTAGAAGCAACCGTAAATAATGCCAAACAAGTACTTAAACTCCAAGATGAATTTGGCTCCCTGTCTCATTATTTTTGGCATTTTTTTGACGGAAAACCCTTGATAAATAATGTTCTCACATATAAAGATGTTCCATCATTAACTGACCTTTCTAAACAAATTGCAAAAGATCTAAAAAAGAAAGGGTTCAAATTTTTAGGACCGACTACCATGTACTCGTTTTTACAAGCAGCTGGATTTGTGAATGATCATGAAAATGATTGCGGCTTCAAATAA
- a CDS encoding YlbF family regulator encodes MNTPHQDFQKAKEELIDLLKHHEAVLAFQEAEESIGQIPQISDLARQMKAYQQEAVLFQKIEKQRAYEEAGEQADLIQHELENLPIVQDYRQKMQDASDLIQYVTKSIEERINEELRHG; translated from the coding sequence ATGAACACTCCTCATCAGGATTTCCAAAAAGCCAAAGAAGAGTTAATTGACCTCCTCAAACACCATGAGGCGGTTCTTGCTTTTCAAGAGGCTGAGGAATCTATTGGACAGATTCCTCAGATCAGTGATCTGGCTAGACAGATGAAGGCCTATCAACAAGAAGCGGTGCTTTTTCAAAAGATCGAGAAACAACGTGCCTATGAGGAGGCTGGTGAGCAGGCAGATTTAATTCAGCATGAGTTGGAAAATTTGCCCATTGTTCAGGATTACCGTCAAAAGATGCAAGATGCCAGTGACTTGATTCAATATGTGACCAAGTCTATCGAAGAAAGGATTAACGAGGAGTTAAGACATGGCTAA
- a CDS encoding LytTR family DNA-binding domain-containing protein, translated as MKIKVQIDSVFQEEMLQIQAPSRTPKIQQVVEFVESLDDNQRLKGKKDGETYLIEPNAISRIYIENRQVLAETILGEYHLGLRLYQVLEKLPSYFIKISQSEIVNLKEIERFNITPNGLVEIHLKNKETTYSSRRSLKAIKEKLQ; from the coding sequence ATGAAAATAAAAGTTCAGATTGACTCGGTATTCCAAGAAGAAATGTTGCAGATTCAGGCACCTAGTCGGACGCCCAAGATTCAGCAAGTGGTCGAGTTTGTCGAATCTTTGGATGATAACCAACGACTCAAAGGAAAAAAAGATGGCGAAACTTATCTCATCGAGCCTAATGCTATTTCCAGAATTTACATCGAAAATCGCCAAGTTTTAGCTGAAACTATTCTAGGAGAGTACCACTTAGGCTTACGTCTCTATCAAGTTTTAGAAAAACTGCCATCTTACTTTATCAAAATCTCACAATCAGAGATTGTCAACCTCAAAGAAATTGAACGCTTCAACATTACCCCTAACGGCCTCGTTGAAATTCACCTTAAAAACAAGGAAACCACCTACTCATCACGCCGTTCCCTCAAAGCAATAAAGGAGAAATTACAATGA
- the argR gene encoding arginine repressor yields MMKRDRQAVIKQMISRDKIGTQEEIKQRLEAEGITVTQATLSRDLREIGLLKLRDEEGKLYYSLSEHVLPSLDPTVKDYVKSVSRAQFMLVLHTELGEADVLANIIDSDENPEILGTVAGADTLLVICKDAVVAERLESEFH; encoded by the coding sequence ATAATGAAGAGAGATCGTCAAGCTGTTATCAAACAGATGATTTCAAGAGATAAGATTGGGACACAAGAGGAAATTAAGCAACGCCTAGAGGCGGAAGGTATCACGGTTACACAAGCTACCTTGTCACGTGATTTACGTGAGATTGGCCTGTTGAAGCTTCGTGATGAGGAAGGTAAACTTTACTATAGCTTGTCTGAGCATGTGCTTCCAAGTTTGGATCCTACGGTTAAGGACTATGTTAAATCAGTTTCCCGTGCTCAGTTTATGCTGGTTCTCCATACAGAATTGGGTGAAGCAGATGTCTTGGCAAATATAATTGATAGTGATGAAAATCCTGAAATTTTAGGAACCGTTGCTGGCGCAGATACCCTATTGGTAATCTGTAAGGACGCAGTGGTTGCTGAAAGATTGGAAAGTGAGTTTCACTGA